In the Trichoderma atroviride chromosome 4, complete sequence genome, AGTGGGCGGCAGCGACGTAATTTAGCGGATGGCACACACTTGCAGAGGGTCCCTGTGGGCGCTGATCCGGCCGCTAAAAGGgccaggtacaggtacaaggCCGTGGCCTGGAGTACGCAGTGGCACCCGCCGGCCTGTGCGCTGGTTGCTGCCGGGGCCTGGTTTAGCGCCACTGGACGAAAACTCGGAGTCGAGGGTCCCAGTTGGGCAAGTCGGCAGAGCGCTGCTAGGACGAGAGCATACACAAGAATAGAAGCAAATGGAGCGCATCGAGGCGATTCATTCCAGGCCGATGGAGAGGCCCCTATGGGGTTCCCCAGCGACATTCATGCCCACAGCGCCATTTGCTGGCGTGGGTACCGGTACCGCCGCACACACGTGGTGGCTGTACCTGAGCACCTTGGCCACACAGATGTGTACATGGAGGCGCAAGTACCGAGACGGAATATTCGCTGTCCACGCCGCGTatgtgtgtgcgtgtgcgTGTGCGCAGTGCCAAGTCGAGTCGGCGTAGGGTCTGGTGCTAAACTGGTGCTTGTACAAGTTGGCTGGCGGCGATTCCTGCGGCCAAGTGCTGGCATCAAACTGCACGATGCTGGCAAAttcaatcaatcaaccaTGGATTTCACCTCCAATCAATCCTTCCACTATTAGCGCTGCAATCAAGAGCCGGCCACGGGCGCATTGGCGCACATGTACCTCGCTTGCTGCATGGACTGCACGACATGTACTTTGGTCCTGCTGACTGCTGTGCAGTGCCTACAGCGCTCCATACTCGACTTGTACCATGTACGTACGTGTAGGTGCGTCTGCATCTGCGTCTGCGCTGCACGTGCTGGGGAGCGGCGGCTAGCTGTGGCATCGCTAATGTTGCATTCAtgctgctttcttttctcggTTTGGAGCAGAGATCAATTCAATTGTGTCGTGGTCGCGGGCTTGAGTCACTTGCTTGTTCCGCTGATTCAGAAGGCCGCTAGAAGTCGGGTTTACCGTCCATTCTCATGGCGTCCCCACGTACAGGCGCATGtacaactacatgtactcatACAGCACTCAGGGCTACAGTATATACGCCCCAAATAGCGCATCGTATTCCACACTCATAGTGGGACAGATTAGAAAATAGAATggcagaaagagaagagagaaaagaaccAGACAATCAAATGTGGCGGGGTGGCAGGGGCTCAACTGCAAGGCAAAGCACAAGCACCAAACACCAGGTCCCCTGTTGCTCGTCTGGTAACAATAGACCGCCGGGCCAGGCCCCAGCATATCGCCCTCCCTGGAGCCCCCTAGAGCCCCCAAAGGCCCCGGGGCTTAGAGGGGTCGAGGGGTCAGTGCTACATGGACGGTTTATAGTGCAGCGCAGTTTCTGCCCTACCCGCGCTCGACCGTTGCGGCCGCAGCGACTCTTGACAGGCTCCAAGGCGACTCCAGTTGGACTCCATCGTATTGATTCCATTCGTGACTGTGCCTTTTTcgcccaacagcagcatcgactGCGACTTGTGTTATTCTAAGGCAGCCTGTTGTTGGTTGTTTGCATcgctctttgcttttgccttgcCCCTGATCATATCAATCTCAGCCACCTTCCAGTACAGGTACGCCAATCTCTCGAACGGTACTACACCGAGGCGCGTCGAGCCGACTTCCAGCCCACCATTCaggctccttcttctctcatgtATCCAGGCCTGGCATGTCACCTCCAAAGCCAAGTGGCTAATGACAGCCGGTCATGCCCGCGCCTTGCCCTGCGAATGGCTCCGGCAAGCCGAGCATTTCTGCCACTAGCATGCATGGACAggcgaaaaaagaaatcagaTGGCCTGGCGCTGTCCATTCACAGCGACGCCCGCCTGGCTCTCGCTTGGGGATTAAGAGAAAAAGGTGTGCTGCGTACATGTACCAGTCGCGGGCATAATGGAGGAGCAGTCTCGTGGACAACGGCTTGCCACCGCGCAGCCACACTGGTTCCAAGACAAGAGATGTGATGTCGTTGATTATATTGGTCTGGTACGAGTACATGCCGCGGTGCTTCTCCAGGGCTCGGAAAATCAGCCCGGCTGCTCCTTGCTCCGTGTTCCGCGCTGGTCTCATGCCACGATCCAGCCCTCCAGATTGCGTCCACACCACATCGcaggcttcttctcgtctcCAGGCCGTGTTGCGTCGGCCAGAAATTTGAGCGCCGTTGACAGACTTGCTGCTCGTCTTTATTGTGAGCAAACTACCAACTGCTACTCCTCGCACAAGCACAACGTCCCGCCATTGGCTCCGCTTGTGAGACCTGGCATAGCTTGTCCCGATCCCCAAACGAGACATGTTCTTGTCTGGCCTGGATCCACCTCTCAATCCGTTCCATTCTTTGGTGGCTCGACTGACGTCTGGCCTCGACGAACAGGTACCGGCCGAGTGGGGACGCCAGGTCTCTTAGCAGAGTGCGCTCACAAGAATAGCCCGATCTCGACGCCATCCCGATCATCAGACGCTCAGATGCAGCTCCCTACATGCTCAATACATCACGTATCCTACACGTCTTGACGTCCATGTGCGCAGGCAGGTCAGATTGAATATCGCCGCCGCTAATCGCCTTGATTACGCTGATTCGGCTTGACTGATGGCTTGGCCAATTGAGTGATTCCGGGGTCTGATGCCCAAGAGACGGCGTCAAACTCCAATGCCACCCGCTGACAAAGGCCAGCCACCATTGCCTAGCACACGCTACAGGCCCGCGATCCCAGGTAAAGCAAACCTCGACGCCGCAATGGAGCAGACCCCTAGTCATTGTCGTTAAGCCTCCCATGCAAGCCGGTGGTCTGTCCGCCCATCGCCAGCACGGGTCGCCTCTCCATATCGGTTTACCTCTGCGTGCGCTACGGCatgactacatgtacatgcatggGCGAGATTGCGAGATGCCCAGTCTGTCTCTTGGTTATGCGCGCGTCTTCGTATCACTGAGGAACCAGGAATTGCCCCCGCAGTAGACTTCGTATTCGTCAGATGGCAGCTATGACCTGCGATACTGAGATAGCTACCCGAAGCTACCTGGCCGGTCAATTCTAAGCAAATAGGAGAGAGACGATACAAAACGACGAGGCGGGAGAATAGGAGAGCCAGCGAGCAAGAGGCGTCGATTGCCTCGAGCAAATGTCACCGTTTGTCACCGATCCTTCTCTGACCACCATCAAGTCCTTGTACCTTGCATGTACTCGGCCGTTGAGAGCAGTTGGGAGTCGCCCAGAGACTAGAATATACCCGCGACAGGCCGCCCCACGCCAAGTGCCCGCTCATCAGCTAGACCAAGGAATAGGAAAACAGGTTCCGGCCGGGAGAGCTTGTACTGTATGTATAGTGAGCCGTCCCCCCATCCAACCCCAACGGAGAGCGTTAAGGGCATGCTTCCCTTTTGGACAGGGATTGCCGCTCAAAGCTTCCCCTGCTGCTCGATTCCTTGGGCGTCCTTGCGTCATGACCTGATGGCATCCTGGCAAGATCGGCCCTTCAGGCTTGATAAAGCTCTCGGGCCTTGCAACCCAAACCAGCTTCATCGACGGACGCTCAATCCTTGAAAACATCTGCCAGATTTTGGTTTCGGCCAGACGTCATCGCGGCTGAGTCTGGCCTGGGTCTCGAAAGGGCTGAGACGGGCTCGCCAGGCAGGTTGAGCGAGCCTTGCAGAGCGTGCTAATTGATCCATGTGCTGTTTATGTGTGTTTGTCTTCTGGAACTTGTCCCCTCTTTACCGTCCATGTCTGGGACGATGCTGAAAGTCGGCATGTCTGTGCCTGTCCTGTCAACTTGGCCGACTTCACCAACTTGATACTACCGACTTCGACCCGATACAGCAAAGGCCTGGGAGCCTCGCCCACATACGTTCCGAGATTGCAGGCGACAAGTCATCGCTGCATTGGTGCTGTAACTCCCCTCATTGCATTGCTCCGTGCTGAGCTGTACGACGACACGTTGGACATGCCCTGCCCGTGTCATGTTGTGCCTGGAAGGTGACAagctcttctgcctctttggcTCAAGCCAGCACCACCGGCCGCCTTCTCAACTCTTTGCCTCCGTGCTCGGAATTCAAagagacgatgaagccgatGTGCATGTATCCTTGCTGTGAGCTATCCTATGAGTGCAGCTTTCGCTAGCCACTGTTTGCCTGCTTTGGATAAGCAACATGCAAGCAACCTAACCAAGCTGCTCTTCGCCAATCCTTGAGTTGCCATGCCGAGCATCCATATACTACTGCGACTCCTTGTATGCTGCGAGCTCGGGAAGATGGCCGTGCCACCACATATGGCCGTAAATGCAATTGCCCCCGTCATCCCAACGTTGTGCAACCAGTTAAACGCCCAGGCGGGAGATTTGCTTAGCTCCAAGGGGTGGCCAACAAACACTCGTGGTAGCGGTACATTCTCATCCTCTCTCACAGACacagagtacatgtaggtacttgtCCTCTGCATCCCAATACGGCTGCGTCACATTGTCATTTGCTATCATCGCAACCACTCTGCAAGTACAAGTACGTTGTACAAGCGTCGGTGATGCAATGTGCCTCGCCTTTTCTTGGGCATACTTGGCACTAATAAGCATGGATGTGAACAGCAAACAATACGGGAAATTCAGGCGAGTAGCATTCAATCTGCATGCTCCCTACCCGCCTTGCAGGGACAAGCAAAAATTTCCATCTCGCAACCATCTCGGCGGATGATGGGTGACCACGTGGACGGGATGGCACTTTCTATTAGGGCCCGACTTAATCTCAACTGTGTCTCGACGACGCCACATCAACCATCTGGCCAGGCTAAGGCCCGTCTTACAGCACGCGGGAGACGGGGAGAAGCCGTAGATGATTCACCATCTATCAAGTATCCCCTTTTTTGTCCCCATCTTGTTTTTGAATCAACTACCTTGAATCCTTTTTGAGGGAAATCTTGCGGAAGGGGTACCGAATTATATCGGTTTTGGAATTACCTCAACGGGACGCCGTACGCCACAGATGCAATTGGTGCCAAGGCGTGTAATGAGTGTGCAACGGCGTCGTGAAACGATCTGATTTCTTGAAGGGGCCTTGTCCTACAACCTCTTTTTTGTGCAGAcctcgccattggccagcaAGGAGAGGATCAACGACCCAGCAGATCCAACGGAGGCCACAAAGCATCTGTGCTTGGCATATCGACATTACCACAAATAGCTAATGGGCTGTGCTGTTGAATAAGTGGCTATTCTCTCAATTAAACATGAAAGCCGTCAATGAGAAATGGATGTTGGAATAACTCGCCACGGCAGCGTCATCGATGAGTGAATTGGTTGGTTGCAGCACTGgaaggcgctgctgctctcaaaCACAAACCCCATCTTTCTGCGTCAAGATGCTTGGTGCCCGACAACTACCTACTTGCAACGGAACAAGCCCACTAATCGAAAGTACTCTCCGTATCTGTTCTAGCATCAGGGCGGCAATCTGGAAGAGTGCTCCGGGATGCAAGGATCCAGGATCAATCCTGCATCTCGGAATGGCTGGAAGGATTTGTTGGGCTGAGCCTAGAATTCCGACGGCGGTAGAAATTTTCATCCAATCGCTGACTGATTGTTTCACCAGCTGTTATCAATCCTTTTCGTTAAAAAGGAACGAGGAACtaaagacgaagaggacaaggCACCTGCTGAAACGACGCTTGCATAGACTGCGTCCGTTTGCTGTCCACTTACACGCAAAGCTCGTGTGTGCTTTGTAGAGAAACTTTTATCATTTCCATTGGCACCACAGGCCGAGCTTGTTCTGTGCCCATGACAAAAGCAGGAGCCAAATGCTTGGCATTTTAGACGTTAAAATCCAAAGATAACATTATAGACTGTGTAGATTGGGTAATCTTGACTAGACTAATGGAGCATGTCGATGGTTCGCCGAGTGCGGGGAGACGCCGCTGGAGTCACGCCGTTCCGCAATCGCTTATACGCGGTCCGACTGCTGCGAAACCTTGCGTTTGATGAGAATACACGAGTATATCTTGACAACAATCTTGATAGGCTGGAGCGTTTGAATGCTTATATGCTCGATAAGTCAAGCAACGTCTAAGCTATTCATTGTACGACTCTTTAAATATGGCGAATGTAATTGTCGTTGCAGGGTGAGATGATAAACCAAGCCTCAAGCCTCAAGCTTTTCGCAGTAGATGCATTGACTAACAAAGAAGATGTCTATTATAGAGCTGGCGTGAGTGGCCTCACTTCGGCGCTCCTGCTTTCCAGGAACAAGGCCAATAAGATTACTGTCGTTGCGAAACATATGCCTGGCGACTATGATATTGAATATGCCTCGCCTTGGGCTGGGGCCAATGTGTTGCCGTGAGTTCAGCTTACATGATCTATCAAACTTTGGTTTCTTGGTAATGGTTTTAACAAAGTGTGGATTAGAATGGCCGACGAAGAGAATAGCAGATGGGAGCGCCGTACATGGCCCGAGTTGAAGCGTTTGACGGAAGAAGTGCCTGAAGCAGGAATCCACTTTCAGAGTATGGACACCCCGTCCCCCCCTTTATTCAATTTGGTAACCAGCTTCTGAGTTTTCATTTTATAGAAGCCCGTGTTTATAGAAGAGTGAAGGATGAGGAAGCTAATTATTCTGATACTCTATTCCACTCGAATCCCTGGTACAAGTCTGTGCTCCCAGATTATCGCGAGCTgagccaagaagaagtcatcCCAGGCCATGATTCGGGATGCGAATTCACAAGTGTGTGCATCAACACGGTCATCTATCTACCCTGGCTCCTCAGCCAGTGTGTCAAAAACGGCGTCGTCTTCAAAAGAGCCGTCTTGTCGAATATCCAGGATGCAAAGCTGTTGAGCCACAcaggccagccagcagacatcatcatcaacgccacAGCCCTAGGCTCTCTCAAACTCGGAGGCGTCAAAGACATGGCTATGATTCCCGCCCGTGGACAAGTAGTCGTCGTACGAAACGAGTGTTCTCCCATGGTAGCGACGTCGGGCACTGACGACGGCGAGACGGAGATGGCGTACATTATGCAGCGAGCTCTTGGCGGAGGGACCATCTTGGGGGGGCACATACGACATGGGCAACTGGGAATCGGTGCCGGATCCGAATATCGCGGTTCGGATTATGCAGAGGGCGGTGCGAGTTGCGCCGGAGTTGGCGGGGGGAAAGGGCATTGAGGGATTGAGCGTGATTAGACATGGTGTTGGGCTGAGGCCGAATAGGAAGGGCGGGGTGAGGATTGAAGACGAGGTTTTGGAGGATGGGACGAGTGTTGTGCATAACTATGGGCATGCGGGTTGGGGATATCAGGGATCGTATGGATGTGCTGAGAGGGTTGTGGAGTTGGTGGATGAGATTCAGAGGAGGAATTGAGAGTATTGTGAAGCACTGATTCCTTCAACTGATTGTTTCATAATATGCTTACTGATTGTCTTATAATATAGTTTCTCGATTCTTAATTTGTTACTATAGAATTATGACGAGACTGGTGTTGAGATGATGTCTCACGGCTCATTTCATGATGCTGGAACTTACAAGGTCGTTGAGGACGATAAGCGGGGCTATGCAATTTCCGGGGCTTGCTTCACGCAACTTTTCATTTCACACGTTGCAGATGGCGCTATATATCAAAACACACAACAAGGGCGTTTTCACGTGTTCTTGACCAGAGAAAGGCTCGAACAACATGCCTAGTTATTGAAACAATTATCGAGAGACTAAACTCAAAAGTTGCAAAGGTTCATCTTCAATAGTCATCTTTGGTATAGAGAGagccatggcttctctcATCAAATTCGCATCCGACGTGGCCACCGGCCGCCATGCGCTCTCAAAGCTGATCCCCGTGGGACTCTTTCTGGCAGATGCTATTCTCTGCGGGCTGGTTATATGGAAAGTGCCATGTTAGTCGAAATCCATGTGTGATCCCTATAGAAGTGGACGCaactataaatataaaaaaaaagctgcatCATTCCAAGGCTGACGAATTTTTAGATACAGAGATTGACTGGACAGCGTACATGGAGCAAGTCACGCAATTCGTCAACGGGGAGCGGGATTATCCCAAGATGGAGGGCGGCACGGGCCCGTTGGTCTATCCGGCTGCGCATGTGTACATTTACACGGGGCTGTACTATCTGACGAATAGGGGAACGGACATTTTGCttgcgcagcagctgttTGCCGTCTTGTACATGGCTACGCTGGGAGTGGTCATGTTGAGCTACTGGAAGGCCAGGGTgagtctttgcctttgtttAAGGGGGGGGTTGATTTGCTAAATTCGGGATGATGCAGGTTCCGCCGTACATTTTCCCACTCTTGATTCTATCAAAGCGTCTTCACAGCGTCTTCGTTCTGCGATGCTTCAACGACTGCTTTGCGGCTTTCTTCCTATGGCTGTGCATCTACAGCTTCCAGAACAGAGCCTGGACCTTTGGTGCTCTGGCATACACCCTCGGTCTGGGTGTCAAAATGTCACTGCTCCTCGTCCTACCagccgtcgtcatcatcctaTTCCTCGGCCGTGGATTCAAGGGAGCTCTGCGACTGGTGTGGCTAATGGCACAGGTTCAACTGGTTCTTGCGATTCCATTCATCACGACAAACTGGGCCGGCTATCTAGGACGCGCGTTCGAGCTATCGAGGCAGTTCAAGTTTGAATGGACAGTCAATTGGCGGATGATGGGCGAGGAGACGTTCCTCAGCCGGGGTTTCTCTATCACGCTACTGACATTCCATGTTGTCACCCTCCTGGTGTTCATCGCGGCTCGATGGCTGAAGCTCCAGGAACGATCTCTCCTTGGAATCATCACGTACGCCGTCCGATTCCAGTCGCCCTTTactgagcaagaagaagccaaagtctCCAAAAAGGTCGTCACGCCCAGATACGTCCTTGCCACCATCTTGTCGGCCAA is a window encoding:
- a CDS encoding uncharacterized protein (BUSCO:EOG092D1VHG~TransMembrane:10 (i21-39o75-92i104-123o143-161i173-199o211-234i263-285o323-339i346-373o385-405i)~CAZy:GT58), with the translated sequence MASLIKFASDVATGRHALSKLIPVGLFLADAILCGLVIWKVPYTEIDWTAYMEQVTQFVNGERDYPKMEGGTGPLVYPAAHVYIYTGLYYLTNRGTDILLAQQLFAVLYMATLGVVMLSYWKARVPPYIFPLLILSKRLHSVFVLRCFNDCFAAFFLWLCIYSFQNRAWTFGALAYTLGLGVKMSLLLVLPAVVIILFLGRGFKGALRLVWLMAQVQLVLAIPFITTNWAGYLGRAFELSRQFKFEWTVNWRMMGEETFLSRGFSITLLTFHVVTLLVFIAARWLKLQERSLLGIITYAVRFQSPFTEQEEAKVSKKVVTPRYVLATILSANVIGLLFARSLHYQFYAYLAWATPFLLWTAYPNLLVVVPLWLAQEWAWNVFPSTPLSSSVVVSILAVTVAAAFVGSQASSPAYQPGTAKPKQL
- a CDS encoding uncharacterized protein (BUSCO:EOG092D1VHG~CAZy:GT58~TransMembrane:9 (i77-94o100-123i144-166o178-201i208-227o261-284i325-345o351-376i388-408o)); the protein is MLFSAGWLYGKCHVSRNPCVIPIEVDATINIKKKLHHSKADEFLDTEIDWTAYMEQVTQFVNGERDYPKMEGGTGPLVYPAAHVYIYTGLYYLTNRGTDILLAQQLFAVLYMATLGVVMLSYWKARVPPYIFPLLILSKRLHSVFVLRCFNDCFAAFFLWLCIYSFQNRAWTFGALAYTLGLGVKMSLLLVLPAVVIILFLGRGFKGALRLVWLMAQVQLVLAIPFITTNWAGYLGRAFELSRQFKFEWTVNWRMMGEETFLSRGFSITLLTFHVVTLLVFIAARWLKLQERSLLGIITYAVRFQSPFTEQEEAKVSKKVVTPRYVLATILSANVIGLLFARSLHYQFYAYLAWATPFLLWTAYPNLLVVVPLWLAQEWAWNVFPSTPLSSSVVVSILAVTVAAAFVGSQASSPAYQPGTAKPKQL